From Nguyenibacter vanlangensis, one genomic window encodes:
- a CDS encoding NAD(P)/FAD-dependent oxidoreductase: MNDPLSVVCIGAGPAGLTAGYVLGRGGIRVTVLEQDPHYVGGISRTETYKGFAFDIGGHRFFSKSDEIEALWDEILDEGFLERPRKSRIYYKRALFDYPLRAADALSKLGVVEAARCVASYLRARLRPNPSPRNFEEWVTNQFGRRLFEIFFRTYTEKVWGMACRDISADWAAQRIKGLSLGKAIWHALRPQSSRRPRGQVIKTLIDRFRYPRRGPGMLWEAAARKVEAMGGQVLMGRRVCALERLDGGRWRVSACDQQGRTHDFICDHVISSMPMRDLAPIVTPPLPPAVLAAAGELRYRDFLVVALILKNEGLFDDNWIYIHDPDVQVGRIQNFKSWSPDMVPLPGHACYGLEYFCFEHDSLWRMPDADLVALATDELVRLGLARPEDILDGAVVRQPKAYPIYDDGYQARVAAIRTALDATCPGLHLVGRNGMHRYNNQDHAMMTAILVARNILAGQALYDAWKVNQDAEYHEETRQAPDQPAAAPELALAG; this comes from the coding sequence ATGAATGACCCCCTGTCAGTCGTCTGCATCGGTGCCGGTCCGGCGGGGTTGACCGCCGGCTACGTGCTCGGCAGGGGCGGGATCCGCGTGACCGTTCTGGAGCAGGACCCACATTATGTTGGCGGGATCTCCCGGACCGAGACCTATAAGGGGTTCGCTTTCGACATCGGCGGCCATCGTTTCTTCTCGAAGTCCGACGAGATCGAGGCGCTCTGGGATGAAATCCTGGATGAAGGATTTCTGGAGCGTCCCAGAAAATCGCGTATCTACTACAAGAGGGCTCTGTTCGATTATCCCTTGCGGGCGGCGGACGCGCTGTCCAAGCTGGGCGTCGTCGAGGCGGCACGCTGTGTCGCATCCTATCTTCGGGCGCGGCTGCGTCCGAACCCATCGCCGCGCAATTTCGAGGAATGGGTCACCAACCAGTTCGGGCGGCGCCTGTTCGAAATCTTCTTCCGGACCTATACGGAAAAGGTCTGGGGCATGGCCTGCCGTGACATATCCGCCGATTGGGCGGCCCAGCGCATCAAGGGCCTGTCGCTGGGCAAGGCGATCTGGCACGCGCTGAGGCCCCAATCGTCGCGCCGGCCGCGCGGGCAGGTGATCAAGACCCTGATCGACCGGTTCCGCTATCCCCGCCGCGGCCCTGGAATGCTGTGGGAGGCGGCGGCGCGCAAGGTCGAGGCGATGGGCGGCCAGGTGCTGATGGGGCGGCGCGTCTGTGCGCTGGAACGGCTGGATGGCGGGCGCTGGCGCGTCAGCGCATGCGACCAGCAGGGGCGGACGCATGATTTCATTTGCGATCATGTCATTTCCAGCATGCCCATGCGCGACCTGGCGCCAATCGTGACCCCGCCTTTGCCGCCAGCGGTCCTGGCCGCGGCAGGGGAGCTTCGTTATCGTGATTTCCTGGTCGTCGCCCTGATCCTGAAGAATGAGGGCCTGTTCGACGATAACTGGATTTATATTCACGATCCGGATGTCCAGGTGGGGCGTATCCAGAATTTCAAATCCTGGTCGCCCGATATGGTGCCGCTGCCCGGCCATGCCTGCTACGGGCTGGAATATTTCTGTTTCGAGCATGATTCGTTGTGGCGCATGCCGGATGCCGATCTGGTCGCCCTTGCGACCGACGAGCTGGTGCGGCTGGGGCTGGCCCGGCCCGAGGATATTCTGGACGGAGCGGTGGTGCGCCAGCCCAAGGCCTATCCGATCTATGACGACGGATACCAGGCACGCGTTGCGGCAATCCGCACCGCCCTGGACGCGACGTGCCCCGGCCTGCATCTGGTCGGTCGCAACGGCATGCATCGCTACAACAACCAGGACCATGCGATGATGACGGCGATATTGGTGGCACGCAACATCCTGGCCGGACAGGCGCTTTATGACGCCTGGA
- a CDS encoding pilus assembly protein TadG-related protein, with protein MRGAAFRGGFPIPGAQRGAVALLVALALPVLIGILGLGIDVSYWAMTRVELQRTADLASVAGAMRYGVSQQVSDALGTAATVAELNGLPAGTRGGAGTDTLTDMYGAYAATVTFAAPSTITVSITQAVPRMFSGLFLSSATQPVSARAVAKLAQRSNGAVACVLALSSVSFTVLNGNASLQMPGCDLRTNGSLTINGTPSVNVSNLIAGGTITQNGNSTCSAVTCVQGAPQESDPYSSLYKDQLSLPAKTIQLPQGQTTLNPPPAGDAYSWSLNGGTYTLNPGIYYINGDFNVNGNVTLTGTGVTIITNGNVNINGNADVNLTAPATGGTAGLLFGSTNSAFQLNGGSAISMTGSIYAPNANLIVNGSNSASGNCLYIVASTVTFNGGGQFSDSNCQASGMTPIYDFSGVASLVQ; from the coding sequence ATGCGGGGCGCGGCGTTCCGTGGCGGCTTTCCGATCCCGGGGGCGCAACGTGGCGCGGTCGCGCTGCTGGTCGCGCTGGCGCTGCCGGTGCTGATCGGTATCCTGGGGCTGGGAATCGACGTCAGCTACTGGGCGATGACGCGCGTGGAATTGCAGCGTACCGCCGATCTCGCCTCGGTGGCCGGTGCGATGCGCTACGGGGTCAGTCAGCAGGTGTCCGACGCGCTCGGCACCGCGGCGACGGTGGCCGAACTGAATGGCCTGCCGGCCGGGACGCGCGGCGGCGCCGGAACCGATACGCTGACCGACATGTATGGCGCCTATGCCGCGACGGTGACATTCGCCGCGCCGTCCACGATCACCGTTTCCATCACCCAGGCCGTGCCGCGGATGTTCAGCGGTTTGTTCCTGTCCTCGGCCACCCAGCCGGTGTCGGCCCGGGCGGTGGCGAAGCTGGCGCAACGCAGCAACGGCGCCGTTGCCTGCGTCCTCGCATTGTCCAGCGTCAGCTTTACCGTTTTGAACGGAAACGCGTCGCTCCAGATGCCGGGATGCGACCTGCGCACCAACGGGTCTCTGACCATCAACGGCACGCCCAGCGTCAATGTATCAAATCTGATCGCCGGCGGCACGATCACGCAGAACGGCAATTCCACCTGTTCGGCTGTCACATGCGTGCAGGGCGCCCCGCAGGAGAGCGATCCCTATTCCAGCCTCTATAAAGACCAACTGAGCCTGCCGGCCAAGACGATCCAACTGCCGCAGGGCCAGACCACGCTCAATCCCCCACCGGCTGGAGACGCCTATTCATGGTCGCTGAACGGCGGGACCTATACGTTGAATCCTGGAATCTATTACATAAACGGGGATTTCAACGTGAATGGAAACGTGACGCTGACCGGCACGGGCGTTACGATCATCACCAACGGCAACGTCAATATCAACGGCAATGCCGACGTCAATCTGACGGCTCCCGCCACGGGGGGCACGGCCGGATTATTGTTCGGCTCGACCAATTCCGCGTTTCAACTGAATGGCGGTTCGGCCATCAGTATGACGGGTTCGATTTACGCCCCCAATGCGAACCTGATCGTCAACGGCAGCAATTCCGCGTCGGGGAACTGCCTGTATATCGTCGCCTCTACCGTAACCTTCAACGGAGGCGGCCAGTTTTCCGACAGCAATTGCCAGGCCTCCGGCATGACGCCGATCTATGACTTTTCCGGCGTCGCGAGTCTGGTGCAATGA
- a CDS encoding TadE/TadG family type IV pilus assembly protein: MTRPGRRCVARDGRGAAIVEFAIVGSIFITLLVGTIEIGLLCWTRNTLQVTAALTARCVALATCAADPDGFAAAEAADWGLPNVLSGVTVTANANQCNGQTTASGQFVTVVLQSQYWANLPPPLSAVTLHASACYPIAS, translated from the coding sequence ATGACGCGACCGGGCCGGAGGTGCGTAGCGCGTGATGGACGCGGAGCGGCGATCGTCGAATTCGCGATCGTCGGGTCGATTTTCATCACGCTGCTGGTCGGTACGATCGAAATCGGCCTGCTCTGCTGGACGCGCAATACGCTGCAGGTAACGGCCGCGCTTACGGCGCGCTGCGTCGCGCTTGCGACCTGCGCCGCCGATCCGGACGGTTTCGCGGCGGCCGAGGCCGCCGACTGGGGCCTGCCGAATGTGCTTTCCGGCGTCACCGTCACGGCCAACGCCAATCAGTGCAACGGGCAGACGACGGCGTCGGGGCAATTCGTCACGGTCGTGCTGCAATCGCAATATTGGGCTAACCTGCCGCCGCCGCTGTCCGCCGTGACCTTGCATGCATCGGCCTGCTACCCGATCGCATCGTGA
- a CDS encoding TadE/TadG family type IV pilus assembly protein has translation MMPGRARGHARAGVAAVEFALTAPLLLIILAGVSDFPLALWDRIAMAAAVEGGANYAFAMEQNASGNNGSVSPADVRNAVLASSSLANLTVTVSAPGTHCVQSGQGNTPPVTTLTAGTPGTPCADTTMPGTYMTISASYSYAPLMPFFAMLASTTLQENAIVRLQ, from the coding sequence ATGATGCCGGGCCGCGCCCGGGGACATGCACGGGCCGGCGTGGCGGCCGTGGAGTTCGCCCTGACTGCCCCCTTGCTCCTGATCATCCTTGCCGGGGTCAGCGATTTTCCGCTGGCCTTGTGGGACCGGATCGCGATGGCGGCGGCCGTCGAAGGGGGGGCGAATTATGCCTTCGCCATGGAACAGAATGCGTCGGGAAACAACGGTTCGGTTTCGCCGGCGGATGTCAGGAACGCGGTCCTGGCGTCCAGCAGCCTGGCCAACCTGACCGTGACGGTCAGCGCACCCGGCACGCATTGCGTGCAGTCCGGCCAGGGAAACACGCCGCCGGTCACGACCCTGACCGCGGGAACACCCGGCACGCCTTGTGCGGATACGACCATGCCCGGCACCTACATGACGATTTCGGCATCCTACAGCTATGCGCCGCTGATGCCGTTCTTCGCCATGCTCGCATCGACCACGTTGCAGGAGAACGCGATCGTGAGGCTGCAATGA
- a CDS encoding type II secretion system F family protein encodes MNRPLLFALAGSMAAMLPCLAAAAHLLAQRRRLRARMRGLRDPRGGKAGARTGADGIREFRASSVRLVSAIGQVIVKRGLLSTGTLDELRETLTSTGAQGANAVSLFIGAKILLAIGLPLVGFLFLPRLAGMPVLFRHVLPAALAIAGLLTPDYILRARRNAYLKQLEAGLPDALDVMVICTQAGVGLGAAIVQVSVELEHANAAVAAEFARTANELSVIADTRVVLGNLGARSGVDGLRRLATTLLQTQQYGTPITDALRGLSAELRHEMLTRYEAGAARLGVLLTLPTLFFIMPCVFLVAGGPAGIQVARSFHHHGRS; translated from the coding sequence GTGAACCGCCCGCTGCTGTTCGCCCTGGCCGGATCGATGGCCGCCATGCTGCCCTGCCTGGCCGCCGCGGCGCATCTGCTCGCGCAGCGGAGGCGCCTGCGGGCACGCATGCGCGGGCTGCGCGATCCCAGGGGCGGGAAGGCCGGCGCTAGGACCGGGGCCGACGGGATCCGCGAATTCCGGGCCTCTTCCGTGCGGCTGGTCTCGGCGATCGGACAGGTGATCGTCAAGCGCGGATTGCTGTCCACCGGCACGCTGGACGAACTGCGCGAGACTCTGACCTCGACCGGGGCGCAGGGTGCGAACGCGGTCAGCCTGTTCATCGGTGCCAAGATCCTGCTGGCGATCGGCCTGCCGCTGGTCGGTTTTCTGTTCCTGCCGCGGCTTGCAGGGATGCCGGTCCTGTTCCGTCACGTGCTGCCGGCCGCGCTGGCGATCGCGGGGTTGCTGACGCCGGACTATATCCTGCGGGCCAGGCGCAACGCCTATCTCAAGCAGCTCGAGGCCGGATTGCCCGATGCGCTGGACGTGATGGTCATCTGTACCCAGGCCGGCGTCGGGCTGGGGGCGGCGATCGTCCAGGTCAGCGTGGAACTGGAACATGCCAATGCGGCCGTCGCGGCCGAATTCGCCCGCACCGCCAACGAACTGAGCGTCATTGCCGATACGCGCGTCGTGCTGGGCAATCTGGGCGCCCGGTCCGGGGTGGACGGATTGCGGCGCCTGGCGACGACCCTGCTGCAGACGCAGCAATATGGTACGCCGATCACCGACGCGTTGCGCGGCCTGTCGGCCGAATTGCGGCATGAGATGCTGACCCGTTACGAGGCCGGCGCGGCGCGTCTGGGTGTACTGCTGACCCTGCCGACGCTGTTTTTCATCATGCCGTGCGTCTTCCTGGTGGCCGGCGGCCCGGCCGGGATTCAGGTCGCGCGTTCCTTTCACCATCATGGACGATCATGA